A DNA window from Arachis hypogaea cultivar Tifrunner chromosome 18, arahy.Tifrunner.gnm2.J5K5, whole genome shotgun sequence contains the following coding sequences:
- the LOC140181341 gene encoding protein FAR1-RELATED SEQUENCE 5-like, with translation MAFSPTEGGSISTLTNPTKGDEQFSAGELDMQEQVGRKFDEITDVVVTRKDELDDGHHWRRRRGNSSRRNEFWFIASRTEILCKLRKEIKVGFVTKIRNTNFDKTRKESKIPVNQSIYCTREGYRESRVNAATRANRITATRCRARMYVMLDNENECWVVSRLELRHSHPCSAEKAVHYHEYRELTMHAKCVITDNDEAGIRPNKTYLALANEVGGSANLDFSEKNVRNYITRNLRCSDDNEDFQGMMNYFVQMKEINPNFFYAMDVDDANKFRSALWVDARCTASYEYYGDVVSFDTTYRRNRHGLLFASFVGINHHGKSTLLGCSLLGSEEISSFEWVFTQWVRCVGTAPRGLSLTSARR, from the exons ATGGCGTTTTCACCCACTGAAGGAGGATCGATTAGTACATTGACCAATCCAACCAAAGGCGATGAACAATTCAGTGCGGGTGAATTAGACATGCAAGAGCAAGTAGGACGGAAG TTCGACGAAATTACCGATGTCGTTGTGACTAGAAAGGATGAGCTGGACGACGGACACCAC TGGCGTAGGCGAAGAGGAAATTCCAGTCGTAGGAATGAGTTTTGGTTCATTGCCTCTCGCACAGAAATTTTATGCAAACTacgcaaagaaattaaagttgggTTCGTTACTAAAATCAGGAACACGAATTTTGACAAGACGCGGAAGGAATCAAAGATACCCGTTAATCAATCTATTTATTGCACGCGAGAAGGTTATCGAGAGTCTAGGGTGAACGCAGCAACTCGAGCAAACAGAATTACGGCCACGAGATGCAGAGCAAGGATGTATGTCATGTTGGACAACGAGAATGAATGTTGGGTTGTGTCTAGATTAGAACTGAGGCATTCTCACCCCTGTTCGGCTGAGAAAGCTGTCCACTATCATGAGTACCGGGAGttgaccatgcatgctaagtgtgtCATTACGGATAACGACGAGGCTGGAATAAGACCCAACAAGACGTATCTAGCACTGGCAAACGAGGTTGGTGGGTCCGCAAACCTGGATTTTTCAGAAAAGAATGTCAGAAATTACATCACACGCAATCTCCGATGCTCCGATGACAATGAGGACTTCCAGGGGATGATGAATTATTTCGTTCAAATGAAGGAGATCAATCCCAACTTTTTTTATGCAATGGATGTTGACGATGCCAATAAATTTAGGAGCGCACTTTGGGTAGATGCAAGGTGCACGGCTTCGTATGAATATTACGGAGATGTGGTGTCTTTTGACACCACATACAGAAGAAACAG GCATGGTCTGCTGTTTGCATCCTTTGTAGGTATAAACCACCATGGGAAGTCTACTCTTCTTGGCTGTTCTTTACTTGGGAGCGAGGAGATCTCTAGTTTTGAGTGGGTGTTCACGCAGTGGGTGAGATGCGTCGGGACTGCACCAAGGGGATTATCACTGACCAGTGCAAGGCGATGA